The sequence ACCGCCGCTTGCCTCACCCAGCTCAGGCGCGCTACTCGACGACCTTCACGCCCTTCCAGAACGCGACGCGGTCCTTGACGTGATTCGCCGCCTCTTTGGGATCGGGATAGTACCAGGCCGCGTCCTCGGCGACTTGGTCGCCCACGCGCACCGTGTAGTAGCTCGCCTGCCCTTTCCAACCGCAGATGGTGTGGGTGCTGCTCGCTTCGAAGTACTGCATGTCCAGGGCCGACGCCGGGAAGTAGTGATTGCCCTCTACCACCACGGTGTCCGAGCTCTCCGCCACGGTGGTTCCGTTGAATACTGCGCGCATCGCTTTTGTCCTCCGTCCCCGGGCTGTGGTGCAGCGGCCCTTGGA comes from Polyangiaceae bacterium and encodes:
- a CDS encoding DUF427 domain-containing protein; the protein is MRAVFNGTTVAESSDTVVVEGNHYFPASALDMQYFEASSTHTICGWKGQASYYTVRVGDQVAEDAAWYYPDPKEAANHVKDRVAFWKGVKVVE